The Fusobacterium necrophorum subsp. necrophorum genome has a window encoding:
- a CDS encoding ABC transporter ATP-binding protein yields MLKVQDLNFAYRKGGKNIFHNFSVEFQKGLNVILGPNGAGKSTLIKSIFGLLDYTGDILYGDCDIGNMAFEKKIEWMSYLPQMDLDISTLTVLEIVLLGRLPELKSKVSEEDLKIAMEVLRDLNIEELAGNVFNHLSGGQKKLVFIAQTLVRNPKIILLDEPTNSLDLQKQLELCFLLKKLVKEKGIDIIAILHDVNLAARYADYIVILTEEGKLYDAGSANKVICEKMLRDVYGVIGKVYLDEEKKPVISAIKSVRD; encoded by the coding sequence ATGTTAAAAGTACAAGATTTAAACTTTGCGTATAGGAAGGGTGGAAAAAATATTTTTCATAATTTTTCTGTGGAATTTCAAAAGGGATTGAATGTCATTCTTGGACCAAATGGAGCCGGAAAATCCACATTGATAAAATCAATCTTCGGTTTGTTGGATTATACAGGAGATATTTTATATGGAGACTGTGATATCGGGAATATGGCATTCGAGAAAAAAATAGAATGGATGTCTTATTTGCCTCAAATGGATTTGGATATTTCAACCTTAACCGTATTGGAAATTGTTTTATTAGGAAGATTGCCGGAGTTAAAATCAAAAGTTTCTGAAGAAGATTTAAAAATTGCAATGGAGGTACTTCGAGATTTAAACATAGAAGAATTAGCAGGGAATGTATTCAATCATTTGAGTGGAGGACAAAAAAAACTTGTTTTCATTGCTCAGACTCTAGTCAGAAATCCCAAAATTATTTTATTGGATGAGCCGACCAATTCTCTTGATTTACAAAAACAGTTGGAACTTTGTTTTTTGTTAAAAAAATTGGTAAAAGAAAAAGGGATTGATATTATTGCTATTTTACATGATGTAAACTTAGCGGCAAGGTACGCAGATTATATTGTAATATTAACAGAGGAGGGAAAGCTCTATGATGCAGGAAGTGCGAATAAAGTGATTTGTGAAAAAATGTTAAGAGATGTATATGGAGTGATAGGCAAAGTATATTTGGATGAAGAAAAAAAGCCTGTGATTTCGGCTATAAAATCCGTGAGAGATTAA
- a CDS encoding MATE family efflux transporter translates to MSLSHNFLEQESIGKLLWKFSLPAVVGMIVNALYNVVDRIYIGHIEKVGHLAITGVGVIFPVMLLSFAFALLVGLGSSANISLHLGKKERDRAEQFLGNSLVLGSIFSLVFMILIFLVMKKVIYFVGGSDLSYPYAKQYLEIVAIGFLPTTLSYILNSAIRSDGNPKMAMLTLLIGTFVNVILDPIFIFTLHMGVRGAALATVLSQIVSFLWTIYYFTSSKSVMKLKKKNIRLHCDLSKKVIALGSSSFGVQVGVSAINYIMNVILRQYGGDLSIGAMAIIQSIMSLLLMPIFGINQGVQPILGYNYGARRYDRVKEALFKGIGAASVICIVGFLSIELFSQYWIVLFTKEESLLQLAEYGLRRQVLVFPIVGFQIVSSIYFQAVGKPKLSFLISMSRQILVLIPCLFFLSSIWGLNGVWYASPLSDFIATIVTFILIKRELKHLEYLKSEKEREETLK, encoded by the coding sequence ATGAGTTTATCTCATAATTTTTTGGAACAGGAGAGCATCGGAAAGCTGCTGTGGAAATTTTCATTACCGGCAGTTGTGGGAATGATTGTCAATGCTTTATACAATGTGGTAGATAGAATTTATATCGGTCATATTGAAAAGGTTGGACATTTGGCAATTACAGGGGTAGGCGTTATTTTCCCTGTCATGTTACTTTCTTTTGCCTTTGCTCTGCTGGTAGGCTTAGGGTCTTCTGCAAATATTTCCTTACATTTGGGAAAAAAGGAAAGGGATAGAGCGGAGCAATTTTTGGGAAATTCCTTAGTATTAGGAAGTATTTTTTCCCTTGTTTTTATGATTTTGATTTTTCTGGTTATGAAAAAAGTGATTTATTTCGTAGGAGGAAGTGATTTAAGTTACCCCTATGCAAAACAATATTTGGAGATTGTTGCAATAGGATTTCTTCCCACGACCTTGAGTTATATTTTAAATTCAGCCATTCGTTCCGATGGAAATCCGAAAATGGCAATGTTAACTTTATTGATTGGAACCTTTGTCAATGTTATTCTGGACCCTATTTTCATTTTTACTTTACATATGGGGGTAAGAGGGGCGGCATTAGCGACCGTTCTTTCTCAAATAGTTTCTTTTCTTTGGACTATTTACTACTTTACATCGTCTAAGAGTGTGATGAAACTGAAAAAGAAAAATATTCGTTTACATTGTGACCTAAGCAAGAAAGTGATAGCTTTGGGAAGTTCTTCTTTTGGAGTACAGGTTGGAGTGAGTGCTATCAACTATATTATGAATGTCATTTTACGGCAATATGGCGGAGATTTGTCCATAGGAGCTATGGCAATTATTCAATCCATTATGTCTTTGTTACTGATGCCCATTTTTGGAATCAATCAAGGAGTACAGCCAATTTTAGGCTATAACTATGGAGCGAGGAGATATGATAGGGTAAAAGAGGCTTTGTTCAAAGGAATAGGAGCTGCCAGTGTTATTTGTATTGTCGGCTTTTTATCGATAGAGTTATTTTCCCAATACTGGATTGTTCTATTTACCAAAGAGGAATCTTTATTACAACTTGCCGAATATGGTTTGAGAAGGCAGGTACTTGTTTTTCCTATTGTAGGATTTCAAATTGTTTCTTCCATTTATTTTCAGGCAGTTGGAAAGCCAAAATTAAGTTTTCTTATTAGTATGTCCAGACAAATTTTGGTATTGATTCCTTGTTTATTTTTCTTATCCTCCATTTGGGGTTTGAACGGAGTTTGGTACGCTTCTCCTCTATCTGATTTTATTGCCACCATCGTAACCTTTATTTTGATTAAGAGAGAATTAAAACATTTAGAATATTTAAAGTCGGAGAAAGAAAGGGAGGAAACACTAAAATGA
- the dapF gene encoding diaminopimelate epimerase, translating into MKFWKMEAAGNDFVIFDGRNRKIREINKLAKKLCDRHFGIGADGILFCESSSIADMKMNYYNSDGSRGEMCGNGIRCLSRYMYENEIVGKTTMTIETDNGVKEIVLTIDEKNQVSSVQVKMGKAEWEKEFQEERVEIEGREFVFYRVTVGVPHIAILVEDFMKDEELNYWGSRLEKHPLFPKKTNVNFVKLLNAKEVQIKTWERGAGRTLGCSTGCSSCGVILQHLQKISGEAHFYTEGGDVFVEVKDDVVMIYGKANFVFVGDIDV; encoded by the coding sequence ATGAAGTTTTGGAAAATGGAAGCAGCCGGAAATGATTTTGTCATTTTCGATGGAAGAAATCGGAAAATAAGGGAGATAAATAAACTTGCTAAAAAACTTTGTGATAGACATTTTGGAATAGGAGCCGATGGAATTCTTTTTTGTGAATCCAGTTCCATTGCAGACATGAAAATGAATTATTATAATTCTGACGGAAGTCGAGGAGAAATGTGTGGAAATGGAATTCGTTGTCTCTCTCGTTATATGTATGAAAATGAGATAGTTGGAAAGACAACTATGACGATAGAAACGGACAATGGAGTAAAGGAAATTGTGTTGACCATTGATGAAAAAAATCAGGTCTCCTCTGTTCAAGTGAAGATGGGAAAAGCGGAATGGGAAAAAGAATTCCAAGAGGAAAGAGTGGAAATAGAAGGCAGAGAATTTGTTTTTTATCGTGTAACAGTCGGAGTTCCTCATATAGCCATTTTGGTAGAGGATTTTATGAAGGATGAGGAGTTGAACTACTGGGGGTCCCGACTGGAAAAACATCCCTTATTTCCCAAAAAGACTAATGTAAATTTTGTGAAGCTATTAAATGCGAAGGAAGTTCAAATAAAAACTTGGGAAAGAGGAGCAGGGAGGACCTTAGGCTGTTCCACCGGTTGCTCTTCTTGTGGAGTTATTTTGCAGCATTTACAAAAAATATCAGGAGAAGCGCATTTTTATACAGAGGGTGGAGATGTGTTTGTGGAAGTGAAAGATGATGTTGTAATGATTTATGGAAAGGCGAATTTTGTATTTGTGGGTGATATTGATGTCTAA
- a CDS encoding ClC family H(+)/Cl(-) exchange transporter: MSKQVLNVEENLNHIQNSNGKLYFLCLMVGLITGIIVSFYRYALHIFNVLRETFVSPSTLTNYPFLIKLWIGFLVIGFFIDFLYRKYPRTSGSGIPQVKGIILGTVHYKHWFAQLAAKFVGGLFGIGAGLSLGREGPSVQLGSYVASGIAKGFRCNRVDENYLITSGASAGLAGAFGAPLAGVMFSLEELHKFLTAKLIICIFVASIASDFIGRRFFGIDTAFSMLVSYPRDINPYLQFALYILFGILIAFFGKLFTTTLVKTQNIFQGIRISRWMKVVFVMSTSFLLCLVLPEVTGGGHELVESLPQLQQGILFLFFVFLIKLLFTSLSYATGFAGGIFLPMLVLGAILGKIFALLLLHFFPFDPNIIVHFMVLGMVGYFVSVVRAPITGAVLILEMTGSFDHLLALVTVSVVAFYVTALLKLSPVYDILYERMPKDDFEETHEVESMGKTLIVVPVAAESYLDGKKISEVEWGEEVLVVALRRNETEKIPKGDSIMRSGDNIVLLLPESIVAEVKETLLQKGIE, translated from the coding sequence ATGTCTAAACAAGTGTTGAATGTGGAGGAAAATCTAAATCATATTCAGAATAGCAACGGAAAATTATATTTTTTATGTTTAATGGTAGGATTGATTACCGGGATCATTGTCTCTTTCTATCGCTATGCCCTGCATATTTTTAATGTATTACGAGAAACGTTTGTCTCTCCCAGTACGCTAACCAATTATCCTTTTTTGATTAAATTGTGGATCGGATTTTTAGTGATAGGATTTTTCATTGATTTTCTGTATCGAAAATATCCGAGAACTTCAGGCTCCGGAATTCCCCAAGTAAAAGGAATTATTTTGGGAACAGTTCATTATAAGCATTGGTTTGCACAATTGGCGGCAAAATTTGTGGGAGGACTTTTCGGAATAGGAGCAGGACTTTCTTTGGGAAGAGAGGGTCCTTCCGTGCAGTTAGGCTCCTATGTAGCCAGTGGAATTGCTAAAGGCTTTCGTTGCAACCGAGTGGATGAAAATTATTTAATTACCAGTGGAGCGAGTGCAGGACTTGCCGGAGCTTTCGGAGCTCCTTTGGCGGGAGTCATGTTCAGCCTGGAAGAGTTACATAAATTTTTAACGGCGAAGTTAATTATTTGTATTTTTGTAGCAAGCATCGCCTCCGATTTCATCGGAAGACGTTTTTTTGGAATTGATACGGCTTTTTCTATGCTGGTATCCTATCCTAGAGACATCAATCCTTATTTACAATTTGCTTTGTATATTTTATTTGGAATTCTCATTGCCTTTTTTGGAAAATTGTTTACGACGACTTTAGTAAAAACACAGAATATTTTTCAAGGCATTCGAATTTCCAGATGGATGAAGGTTGTTTTTGTGATGAGTACCTCCTTTCTTCTATGTTTGGTTCTTCCGGAAGTAACGGGAGGGGGACATGAATTGGTAGAATCCTTACCGCAATTACAGCAAGGAATTCTTTTCCTGTTCTTTGTTTTCTTGATAAAATTGTTATTTACTTCGCTTTCCTATGCTACCGGATTTGCGGGAGGAATTTTTCTACCTATGCTGGTTTTAGGAGCGATTTTAGGAAAAATTTTCGCTTTGTTGTTATTGCATTTTTTTCCATTCGATCCGAATATTATTGTGCACTTTATGGTGTTGGGAATGGTGGGATATTTTGTATCCGTAGTAAGGGCACCTATTACAGGAGCGGTTCTCATTTTAGAAATGACAGGTAGTTTTGATCATTTGTTGGCTTTGGTTACCGTTTCTGTGGTAGCTTTTTATGTGACTGCCCTATTGAAACTGTCACCTGTGTATGATATTTTATATGAAAGAATGCCAAAAGATGATTTTGAAGAGACACATGAAGTAGAGAGCATGGGAAAAACTTTAATTGTTGTTCCGGTTGCGGCAGAATCTTACTTGGATGGAAAAAAGATTTCCGAGGTAGAATGGGGAGAAGAAGTTCTCGTTGTCGCCTTGAGAAGAAATGAAACAGAGAAGATTCCGAAAGGGGATAGCATTATGCGATCAGGAGATAATATCGTTCTCCTATTGCCGGAATCGATTGTTGCAGAAGTAAAAGAAACACTTTTACAGAAAGGAATAGAGTAA
- a CDS encoding ABC transporter substrate-binding protein, whose amino-acid sequence MKILKKFFFFMTVIFIFLFSTTFAKEYEGTAKGYHGNISVKVNLGKDNKIQAIHIGKTQETKGIGDVAEKKIPEWIVKQQSLNVDTVSGATITSNAIIEAVADALQKSGLDLKEYHYSIKEKELQEMMIPIKAEAMPKKKAVTKKIMITDAKGRKVELGLPISSYAISTMDVIDYIIPLKGKEAFSMLVGSGQDGGRGLHKYAKLYTPIVGNYMTHTGQISDHNAPFDLEMILSMQPDVLIVNSAMAAHKYALEIEEILKNAGIQIVLIDVPGKQLEKSIPQTMKILGQIFQEERKAKEVSDFIEKQYSLIASKKVQEKTKKPTVYYEKSGYSEIIGSTSTSKTGWGMLIKLAGGENIADKLLINTPAGKGSGNKLDPEYILESNPDFIIISGVNDGWLSKVSPKKQFKFDIVHRNGWKNLNAVKKKRIYEFAHSTNRSIYAFYPSLKIAKILYPEDFKDVQPEKILDEFFKKFMLLDSSISTWFYELKDAEK is encoded by the coding sequence ATGAAAATATTAAAAAAATTTTTCTTTTTCATGACAGTTATTTTTATATTTCTTTTTTCTACTACTTTTGCAAAGGAGTATGAAGGAACAGCAAAGGGGTATCATGGAAATATATCCGTTAAAGTCAATCTTGGAAAAGATAACAAAATTCAGGCCATTCATATTGGAAAAACACAGGAGACAAAGGGAATTGGAGATGTTGCAGAAAAGAAAATTCCGGAATGGATTGTCAAACAACAATCTTTAAATGTAGATACCGTTTCAGGAGCAACAATTACCAGTAATGCCATTATTGAAGCGGTAGCGGATGCTTTACAAAAATCAGGACTGGATTTAAAAGAGTATCATTATTCTATAAAAGAGAAAGAATTACAAGAAATGATGATCCCGATTAAAGCAGAAGCAATGCCTAAAAAAAAGGCCGTTACTAAAAAGATTATGATTACAGATGCAAAAGGGAGAAAAGTGGAATTAGGTCTACCTATTTCTTCTTATGCCATTAGCACCATGGATGTGATTGACTATATTATTCCTTTAAAAGGAAAAGAAGCTTTTTCCATGTTGGTCGGTTCCGGGCAGGACGGGGGACGTGGACTGCATAAATATGCAAAGCTATATACACCTATTGTCGGAAATTATATGACACATACGGGTCAAATTTCAGATCATAATGCACCTTTTGATTTGGAAATGATTTTATCTATGCAGCCGGATGTTTTGATTGTAAATTCTGCCATGGCTGCTCATAAATATGCTCTTGAAATTGAAGAAATATTAAAAAATGCAGGAATTCAGATTGTTTTAATCGATGTTCCGGGAAAACAATTGGAGAAATCTATTCCACAAACTATGAAAATTTTAGGGCAAATTTTTCAAGAAGAAAGAAAAGCAAAAGAAGTGAGTGATTTTATAGAAAAACAATATTCACTGATTGCTTCTAAAAAAGTACAGGAAAAAACAAAAAAGCCAACAGTATATTATGAAAAATCAGGATATTCCGAAATCATAGGCTCTACTTCTACAAGTAAAACGGGTTGGGGGATGCTTATTAAACTTGCAGGTGGAGAAAATATAGCGGATAAATTATTGATAAATACTCCGGCAGGAAAAGGAAGTGGAAATAAATTGGATCCTGAATATATTTTAGAAAGCAATCCGGATTTTATTATTATAAGTGGAGTCAATGATGGATGGCTTAGCAAAGTAAGTCCTAAAAAACAATTTAAGTTTGATATTGTTCATAGAAATGGTTGGAAAAATCTAAATGCGGTTAAGAAAAAAAGAATTTATGAATTTGCTCATTCTACTAATAGATCTATTTATGCTTTTTATCCGTCTTTAAAAATAGCAAAGATTTTATATCCGGAGGATTTTAAAGATGTTCAACCGGAAAAAATATTAGATGAGTTTTTTAAGAAATTTATGTTGTTGGATAGTAGTATAAGTACCTGGTTTTATGAATTAAAAGATGCTGAAAAATAA
- a CDS encoding iron ABC transporter permease, with translation MQQGSQIYRKMIRKRMRILFFLFLILLFLILLNVSVGSSHITILEILEIIFRNEGRGNHVMIVKQVRMPMALMAVVVGASLGVGGCEIQSILRNPIASPYTLGITSAASFGAAMGLLLNSNVFFLPDTLAVTGNAFFFTVLVSLGIYVFSFQKRISKTAIILFGIALNFLFSSLTMILQYIAEEDKLQSLIFWTFGSLLKTTWNKFYFVFWVLLFTSIVLYRNAWKLTAMTLDDNKARSIGVPVQQLRRRTILIVSLLSAVSVSFVGTIGFVGLVAPHISRQFVGEDQRFFMPLSALLGAVILSCSFLLSKLIIPGVILPIGLVTSVIGIPFFIAIIFGKMRSL, from the coding sequence ATGCAGCAAGGAAGTCAAATTTATCGGAAGATGATAAGAAAAAGAATGCGGATACTATTTTTTCTATTTCTAATTCTATTATTTTTAATTTTATTAAATGTTTCTGTTGGTTCTTCTCACATTACTATTTTAGAAATTCTGGAAATAATTTTCAGGAATGAGGGAAGAGGAAATCATGTTATGATTGTGAAGCAGGTTAGAATGCCTATGGCATTGATGGCAGTTGTTGTCGGAGCCTCCTTAGGAGTAGGAGGCTGCGAAATTCAAAGCATTCTTAGAAATCCTATTGCCAGTCCTTATACCTTGGGAATTACTTCTGCAGCTTCTTTTGGAGCGGCTATGGGATTGCTTTTAAACAGTAACGTCTTCTTTCTGCCGGATACTCTAGCAGTGACGGGAAATGCTTTTTTCTTTACAGTATTAGTCTCTTTAGGGATCTATGTGTTTTCTTTTCAAAAAAGAATAAGTAAAACGGCAATTATTTTATTTGGGATTGCCTTAAATTTTCTCTTTTCTTCTTTAACTATGATTTTACAATATATTGCGGAAGAAGATAAGTTACAAAGTTTAATTTTCTGGACATTTGGCAGTTTATTAAAAACAACGTGGAATAAATTTTATTTTGTTTTTTGGGTCTTACTTTTTACTTCCATTGTGTTGTATCGAAACGCTTGGAAGCTGACGGCAATGACACTGGATGATAACAAAGCGAGGAGTATAGGGGTTCCTGTTCAACAATTGAGAAGAAGGACCATTTTAATAGTCTCTTTATTATCTGCAGTATCTGTTAGTTTTGTTGGAACTATAGGCTTTGTCGGTTTGGTAGCTCCTCATATTTCAAGACAATTTGTAGGAGAAGATCAGCGATTTTTCATGCCGCTTTCTGCCTTACTAGGAGCTGTTATCTTATCTTGTTCTTTTTTATTGAGTAAGCTCATTATTCCCGGAGTCATTTTACCCATCGGATTGGTCACTTCCGTTATAGGAATTCCATTTTTTATAGCAATTATTTTTGGAAAAATGAGGAGTTTATAA